Within Micromonospora parathelypteridis, the genomic segment TGACCCACTGCAGGTTGGAGAGGGTGCCGACAAAATTCCGGTTGGATCTCCTTGTCCAGGAAACTCCTGCCGCTGGCGAGCAGGGAGGCACCACGTAAAGGGGTAATGACAGTGACCCTTTCGCGCCAGGTGAATTGCTTAACCTTGGTTTATGGACAACAGCAGCGAGGTGCGGGCGTTCCTGACCTCCCGTCGCGCGAAGGTCACCCCGGAACAGGCCGGTATCCCCGCGTACGGCAGCCGCCGAGTCGCCGGACTCCGCCGCGGCGAGGTTGCCGCCCTGGCTGGGGTCAGCGTCGAGTACTACACCCGTCTGGAACGCGGCAACCTCAGCGGTGCCTCCGAAAGTGTCCTGGACGCCGTTGCGCGCGCGCTGCGACTGGACGAGACGGAGACCGCGCACCTGCACCACCTGGCCCGCGCCGCGGGGCCCCAGCCGGCCCGCGCTCGCGCCCGCCGCGACAAGACTCCCGAGATCCGGCCGGCGATCCGCCGGGTTCTGGACTCGATGACCGGCGTGCCCGCGTTCCTGCGCAACCACCGTTTCGACATCCTGGCCGCAAATCCTCTAGGCATGGCTCTCTACGCACCCATGTTCGCCGCTGGGGCGACTCTGCCGGTGAATTCGATGCGATTCAACTTCCTCAACCCGCACGCCCAGGCGTTCTATCCGCAGTGGGCGCAGGTGTCCCACTCCGCCGTCGCCGCGCTGCGCATCGCGGCTGCTCAGAACCCGGACGACCAGCAGCTGATGAACCTGATCGGCGAGCTGTCCATGCGCAGCGAACCCTTCCGGACCATGTGGGCCGCCCAGGACGTCTACGTCCACCGCCACGGCACCAAGCTTCTCCGCCACCCCGCCATCGGCGAGCTGGACCTGGCCTTCGAAGCGCTCGAGCTGCCCGGCAACGACGGGCTGACGATCCTTACCTACTCCGCCGAGCCGGGCACCCCCTCCGGCGACGGCCTCGAACTGCTCGCCACCTGGGCCGCGACCCAGAAGGCCAAAACCGCTCCGGCGAGAGACTGACGGCGGCCGGTTCCTGGCTCACGGCTTGGTCACGGCATCCCTCAGATACGCCCAGTGTCACGATCGTCGGGTTGTTCGCCGCGGGTCGCTACCCGGTCGGCGAGCAGCCGCAGGCCGTCCGCGGTGGCGCTGCCCGGCTCGGCGCCATACACCACCAGCGCCTGGTCGTCGTCAGCGGCCGGCGTCAGCACCTCGAAGGTCAGCTCCATCGGGCCTGCCACCGGGTGGTGCAGGCGCTTGATCCCCGTCGTGTGGGCGCGCACGTCGTGGCGTGCCCACCGGACACGGAACAGATCGCTGCGAGTGGTCAGCTCCCCGATCAGATTGGCCAAAGCCTTGTCATACGGCCAGCGGACGGCCTGCACGTGCAGCAGCGCGACAGTGTCGTCGGCGATCCGGTCCCAGTCGATCCAAAATTGCCGGGCCCGGCCGTCGAGGAACACGAACCGGGCATGGTTGGGTGGGTCGGCGCGTTCGTAGAGCGGAGCGAACAAGGCCCGGGCGAGAGTGTTGGCGGCAATCAGGTCAGCGCTGCCGTTGAGCACGAACGCGGGTGAACCGTTGAGTGCGTCCAGCATGCGCAGCAGGTTCGGGCGCACCGCAGCGCCGTGCGGCTTCCGGTGAGGGCGACGGGTTGCCGGTCCGCAGTTGCGGGCCAGGTCAGCCAAGAAGGTGCGTTCGGCCTCGTCGAGCTGCAGAGCCCGGGCGACAGCGTTCAGGACGCTGTCGGAGACCCCGGCAAGGTTGCCGCGCTCCAGACGCGTGTAGTACTCGAGACTTACCCCGGCGAGAGCGGCGACCTCGGAACGGCGCAGCCCGGGAACCCGGCGGATGCCGCGCGTCGACAGGCCCGCCCGCTGCGGGCTGATGCGCGCACGGCGGGAAATCAGAAAGTCGCGGATCGCAGTGCCGTTGTCCACGTTGCCCACGTTACGAAGGCCCGCCGGCGCGAGGGAGGCCCTGTCCGTACACCTTTCGACAGGGACTCCCTGGCTGCCGGACCGACGGCTTTCATGGATCATGGCCCTTCCATCGGCGATGGGCCCGACGTCAGGAGCCGTGCCACGCGAATGCGAACTGCCCTGGTCGCCGCGCTCGCGTGCCTTACCGCCGCGGTCGCCGTGTTGGAGACCGGCCCTAAGGTGGACGTCCACGTGACCACGGACGCCGCCAGGATTGTCGTGGCCGACGCGCCCCCGTGGGAGTGCACACAAGGTCAGTGACCGGGCGCAGGTCACGGCCTGCGCGCTTCGACTCCCGTGCCAGCCAGGACCGGAGCCGGGACTCGCTCGCCCTGGACCCGGATCGCGTTCAGCGCAGCGGTGAAGTCTCGCAGCTCATCACCGGTGAACGTGACCTCTTCGGTGCCGATGTTCTCCAGCAGGTGCGAGGTGCGGGTGGCGCTCGGGATCGGCGCGATCCACGGCTTCTGAGCCAGCAGCCACGCCAGCGACAACTGCCCGGGTGTGACGCCCTTGCGTACGGACCAGTCCTGCAGCAATTGCACCACCGCCATGTTGGCCGTGATGTTCTCCCGCGAGAACCAGGGCACACTCGCCCGGAAGTCGTTCTCGGTGAATCGCGTGGTGGGATTGATTGTGGCGGTGGTGAAGCCGTACGCGAGCGGCGCCCAGGGCACGAAGCCGATGCCGAGCTCCTCGCACAGCGGCAGGACCTGGTCTTCCGGGTCGCGCGCCAGCAGGTTGTACTGGTTCTGGATCGCCGTCAGCGGCTGCACCGCATGAGCGCGGCGGATCGTCTGCAGGCCAGGCTCGGAGAGGCCGAAATGCCGGACCTTACCGGCGGTGATCAGCTCCTTGACCGTGCCCGCCACGTCCTCAATCGGCACCTGAGGGTCGACCCGGTGTTGGTACAACAGGTCGATGTAATCGGTGCGCAGGCGCTGAAGCATCCCGTCGACGGCCTGCTTGATGTGGTCGGGACGGCTGTTAAGGCCGCCTCGCTCGCCGGTCTGCTGGTTTACCTCGAAGCCGAACTTCGTCGCGATCACCACCCGGTCA encodes:
- a CDS encoding helix-turn-helix transcriptional regulator, which produces MDNSSEVRAFLTSRRAKVTPEQAGIPAYGSRRVAGLRRGEVAALAGVSVEYYTRLERGNLSGASESVLDAVARALRLDETETAHLHHLARAAGPQPARARARRDKTPEIRPAIRRVLDSMTGVPAFLRNHRFDILAANPLGMALYAPMFAAGATLPVNSMRFNFLNPHAQAFYPQWAQVSHSAVAALRIAAAQNPDDQQLMNLIGELSMRSEPFRTMWAAQDVYVHRHGTKLLRHPAIGELDLAFEALELPGNDGLTILTYSAEPGTPSGDGLELLATWAATQKAKTAPARD
- a CDS encoding helix-turn-helix domain-containing protein, whose protein sequence is MDNGTAIRDFLISRRARISPQRAGLSTRGIRRVPGLRRSEVAALAGVSLEYYTRLERGNLAGVSDSVLNAVARALQLDEAERTFLADLARNCGPATRRPHRKPHGAAVRPNLLRMLDALNGSPAFVLNGSADLIAANTLARALFAPLYERADPPNHARFVFLDGRARQFWIDWDRIADDTVALLHVQAVRWPYDKALANLIGELTTRSDLFRVRWARHDVRAHTTGIKRLHHPVAGPMELTFEVLTPAADDDQALVVYGAEPGSATADGLRLLADRVATRGEQPDDRDTGRI
- a CDS encoding aldo/keto reductase, whose protein sequence is MHNTKLRPRIVDDERCRMSEKRNSRRRFLLGAAGIAAAPVVAGVAGCTSNEEPSADRTSAPTGGGGTVATTATTLAGRRRLGPLEVSSIGLGCQTMPGKLYGPVSSRDNMITIIRAAVDQGVTLFDTAEVYGPLESERIVGEALQPVRDRVVIATKFGFEVNQQTGERGGLNSRPDHIKQAVDGMLQRLRTDYIDLLYQHRVDPQVPIEDVAGTVKELITAGKVRHFGLSEPGLQTIRRAHAVQPLTAIQNQYNLLARDPEDQVLPLCEELGIGFVPWAPLAYGFTTATINPTTRFTENDFRASVPWFSRENITANMAVVQLLQDWSVRKGVTPGQLSLAWLLAQKPWIAPIPSATRTSHLLENIGTEEVTFTGDELRDFTAALNAIRVQGERVPAPVLAGTGVEARRP